One Alosa alosa isolate M-15738 ecotype Scorff River chromosome 22, AALO_Geno_1.1, whole genome shotgun sequence DNA segment encodes these proteins:
- the LOC125287846 gene encoding inactive all-trans-retinol 13,14-reductase-like translates to MGLRSRGLPTTALELDQEKRTKLLKKALGGFCCVSLVCYVGLWIRSLTLIMKLLRFLVSGSLACAGGTHWYLFLKPSLFSLESLWPTEPLEVDQKKRNKVPKKGFSREKIPENLDAIVIGSGLGGLTTAACMAKKGKRVLVLEQHDTTGGCCHTFTEKGFEFDVDIQTHAQMMKPGKACVLLFCGFDGTAKELDITPTTLWLFKENDIDKSMDKLFAITFPSAKDPASKIRHPGKSCMTVLTMVNYEWFEEWKDSTVRKRGDDYTEYKNRFADHLFNWACEHFPKIKDKVVYQEIATPLSNEHYLRAFRGPRTLASTP, encoded by the exons ATGGGGCTCCGGAGCCGCGGGTTGCCGACCACTGCACTAGAACTAGACCAGGAGAAGAGGACCAAGTTGCTGAAGAAAG CTCTTGGAGGCTTCTGCTGTGTGTCACTGGTCTGCTATGTGGGTCTCTGGATCAGAAGCTTGACCCTCATCATGAAGCTGCTGCGGTTTCTGGTGTCTGGGTCCTTGGCCTGTGCTGGGGGAACCCACTGGTACCTGTTTCTGAAGCCCAGCCTGTTCTCTCTGGAGTCACTGTGGCCCACAGAACCACTAGAAGTGGACCAGAAGAAGAGGAACAAGGTACCGAAGAAAG GTTTCAGTAGGGAGAAAATCCCTGAGAACCTGGATGCCATCGTCATCGGCAGCGGTCTTGGAGGCCTGACTACGGCTGCTTGTATGGCCAAAAAGGGGAAGAGGGTCCTGGTTCTAGAACAACACGACACGACTGGTGGATGCTGCCACACCTTCACGGAGAAAGGCTTTGAATTTGATGTTG ATATCCAGACACATGCCCAAATGATGAAACCTGGCAAAGCTTGCGTGCTCCTTTTCTGTGGTTTCGATGGCACTGCTAAAGAGCTCGACATCACGCCAACCACTTTATGGCTCTTCAAGGAGAACGACATAGACAAATC GATGGATAAATTATTTGCTATCACCTTCCCATCTGCCAAAGACCCTGCCTCTAAAATCAGACACCCAG GTAAATCCTGCATGACTGTCCTGACCATGGTGAACTACGAGTGGTTCGAGGAGTGGAAGGACTCAACGGTTAGGAAGAGAGGAGACGACTACACAGAGTACAAGAACAGATTCGCTGACCACCTCTTTAACTGGGCCTGCGAGCATTTCCCTAAGATCAAAGACAAG